Below is a window of Candidatus Bathyarchaeia archaeon DNA.
GTCAGGGGACTATGCCAAATCAATAAGATGCTGAACCTTCCTCACCCAATCCATGTGCACCCTAACGGACTCGGTAAGCCTGGAAGCTATGAGACTACTATCGAGACGATGGATTGTGTCCGAGATTTTTCTGACGGTAGACCGGCAATTCATCTTACTCACATTCAGTTTGAAGGTTATACTGGAACTAACTGGCTGAATATTGGATCTGGGGGCGATGAGATAGCGAAGTATGTCAATGGTAATCCTCATGTCTCAGTAGACCTCGGCCAGATAGTATTTTCTGACACTACTACGATGACAGCGGACGCCCCGTTCGAGTATCAACTATACCTGATCACCGGGAATAAATGGACAAATGCCGATGTGGAGGCTGAGGAGACTGCCGGGGTAGTTCCATACGTTTATAGGCGGTCGAACTATGTCAACGCAGTTCAATGGGCTGTAGGCCTTGAGGTGGCTTTGCTGGCGAAGGATCCTTGGAGGGTCTTCTTGACAACTGACCACCCAAACGCGGGGGTCTTCACCGAGTACCCGCGGGTGATCTCTTGGTTGATGAGCAAAAAGGCTAGGGAAAAAGTGTTGTCCAAAGTCCCGAGGAATGCTCGAAGGAGAACCATGATCGCGGGCATTGATAGAGAGTATACCCTCTCAGAGATAGCCATATTGACTAGAGCTGGAACCGCTAAGATTCTTGGACTAAAGAATAAGGGGCACCTAGGCGAGGGGGCAGATGGTGATATCGCGGTGTATTCTCTGAATCCAGAGCGCATAGATCCGTCTACAGACTACCGAATCGTTAGACGAGCTTTCCGACATGCCAAGTACGTACTTAAGGATGGGGAACTCGTCGTGAATGATGAGAAAGTTGTACGCGTGGTTGAGGGAAGAACCTATTGGGTGAAGCCAAAGGTTCCTAAGGACCTATATGAGTCTGTAATATCTGATCTCAGATCAAAATTCGACAACTACTACACGGTTAAGATGAGCAACTACTTCATCAGCGAGGACTACATTGGACGCTCCGCACCGATCTACACAGGAGGCGACTAGATTGAAATCAATAAAGCTCACACTTAAACGACCGCCAAGAGTACCAGTTTACGCTGAATCCCTAACCCCTGATAAACTGAAGGATAAGAACCCTCAAGAGATTCGGGGGTTAGAGCTGTTGGAGGGTAACTCTAAGACAACGCTCGACAACTTATTTGATGTGGAGGTTGAAGACTGCGTCTCGAATACCGACGGTTTAAACCTCACCATAAAAGGAGAGCTGACAAAATTTAGGTATATTGGAAAGGGGATGACAGGTGGCTGCATCACCATCAACGGTAACGTGGGTTTCTATTTAGGCCAAGAGATGGAGGGCGGGAGTATAAAGGTCAATGGGAATGTAGGTCCGTGGGCTGGCGCGATGATGAAAGGAGGTCAAATCGAGGTCAATGGAAACGCAGGGGACTTCTTGGCGGCGCCGTATAGAGGAATGAAGAGCGGCATGGTTGGAGGCTCTGTTCTCATCCATGGCGACGCCGGTGTTCAGGTAGGCAGGAAGATGAAAGGTGGGCTTATCTCAATAGATGGTGGGACAGGCTTATTCCTCGGGTTTGGGATGCAGGGAGGGGAGATTCTAGTGAAGGGCTCTTGCGCTGGGAGGGCGGGCGCTGAGATGGAGGGTGGAAAGATAATAGTCTTGGGGCAGATTCCCCAACTCCTCCCCACCTTCACCTTTAGTGAGTTGAAGGAGAAAGTTAAATTTGGTGAGGATAAGATTTCAGCCTCCTTCTACGTCTATATGGGGGACATACTCAAAGGTGGCGCTGGGAAGATCTTCATCTCCAGATGTAGGAATAAACATCTTAATCCAATAGGTGAAATCTTCCCAGATCCGCCACTAAACCTGAACAGGTCGGCACTTCCCTACGTTGAAAAGATGCTACTGGAGAGCCAAAGACTAGGCGTCGCTGTGGTTAAGGATCCCTCAGGGGCCACAATCATTGATGCCGGTGTCCACGTGAAAGGTAGTGTAGAGGCTGGGGTTTTAGTCTCCTTGATATGCATGGGGGGTTTAGCTGAGATATCGACAGGGGACGCAATCTACGGCGGGTTAAAGCTGCCCTCCCTCCAAGAGGTTGTTGTAGGCCACCCTGCTGCTGTAACTCTAGGTGCACAGTTCGCAGGTTGGGCGATAAAGACTGATGACTATTACGCTCTGGGGTCGGGACCTGCGAGAGCGATCTCACTTCAACCTAAGAAGCTCTACGAGAAGCTCTGCTACAGTGAACCTCCCGATGTGGCGGTATTGGTAGTTGAATCTGACAAGTTACCCTCTGAGAGCGCCATAGAATACGTTGCCTCGGCATGCAAGGTTGAGAAGTCGAGGCTCTTCATCGTCGTAGCCCCTACTTCAAGCGTTGTTGGGTCTGTTCAGGTGGCGGGCAGAGTAGTAGAGACGGGCATACATAAGCTCACAGAGGTCGGCTTCCATCCGAATAAAATTCTGAGTGGGAGGGGCAGTTGCCCGATCGCGCCGGTTCACCCAAATAGCACTATCGCCATGGGGATCACAAACGACATGATACTCTATGGTGGAGATGTTTATTATGAGGTCAAATGCCGGAGTGACGATGAAATCGTCGACGTGATAGACGAAGTGCCCTCTACCTCTTCGAGGGATTACGGCAGGCCGTTCTATGAGACCTTTAAGGCGTCGGGATGCGACTTTTACAAGATAGACGCAGGTCTCTTCGCGCCGGCCCGGATAACTATTAAGAACACGACCACGGGGAACAGTTTCACCGCTGGAAAGATTAGCCCCGAGATTCTTGAGGCGTCACTGGGTCTCCTCAAAGTTTCAGGGTGAGAATTAGGCGGCGTGGCGTAAAGGCTTTAAGAGGCTAAGTGATTTTTTTCATCTGGGTTATTTTTGAAGAAATCTTTAGTAGAGGAATTTCCAAGCGTGATTAATAGAATTTATCAACTATACAAACTTTACCCCAACGTAGAAGATGTGGTTAGCAGGAATCCCGTTACAATCGATCCAACAGCTACCATGCTTGAGGCTGGGCGAGTGATGGGCGAACGCCACATTGGAAGCCTATTGGTAGAAGATAAGGGCAGAACAGTCGGGATGGTTACTGAACGTGATCTATTAAGCAAAGTCATAGCCAAGCGTAGAAGACCTGAGCATGTCATGGTTAAAGAGATAATGTCCACATATCTTGTTACGATAAAGCCCATCGCCTCTGTGAGAGAGGCTGCGCGCAAGATGATAAAAGAGAAGGGGCGCCTCGTGGTCCTAGAGGAAGGCAAGGCTGTCGGCATTGTGACAGCCTCTGACCTAGTAAAGAAGCTGCCAGCCCTAGAAGTTGAGCTCAAAGTTGACGATGCTATGACTCCAAAGGTCACAACGTTAGACGTAGAATCTTCGATCGAGGTAGCTGCTGGGCTCATGGATCGAGAGCGCATCGGCAGCGTAATAACCACTCAGGGAGGACGTGTAGTTGGCATATTCACGGAACGTGATCTACTCACGAAGGTGATCGCGGCAGGGGTTCCTTTAAACACCAAGGTTGGTAGTGTAGCTTCATCGCCTCTCATAACAATCCCCTCCGGCACCCCTATAAACCAAGCGGCCAAATTTATGTCTGAGAAACACATTCGCCGTCTCCCTGTTGCAGCGGCAGATGGAAATGTTATCGGTATAGTGACTGCTAGAGACCTTGTGGAGGCGTACGCTAGGTAGCATGTACGTAAAGCTTAACACAGTCCTTCACATCCATGTCTTGGGCAATGAAGAAAGCTGGTATTGCGGATAAGTGAAGAGTGACATCAGAGCAGAGCCCAATATTGCCGATCAAGTTTGAGCGGAGTAGGTTAGTGTGCAATGCGCCGTATACGATCGGCTAGTTACCATAAATCCTTATTTTAAACCCTTTAACCTCAACTTTGATCATTCGTTTTTGAGATCCTCCGTCATCCTCAAACATCTTTGGGTAATGGTTATACATTTTTTATAGTGAATTTTACATTTCGCCGCACCTACACTATAATTTACTCATGACTGGCGGAGAGGGAAAAACAGAGCCTCAGGGCGGAGTAGTAGCTCCAGTCGGCGGAGACCGTATATTTTACGGTTGGATCGTAGTAGCATCCGCCTTCTCTATAAGCTCACTCTACGGAGTTTTCCTATCCTACGGTGTCTTCTTTACCCTCTTGATGGAGGAGTTCAATTGGACGGCGATCGAGGTTTCCGTGGCGCCTTCGCTACATGCTACGACTTTTCTCATTTCAGCCTTACTGATGGGCCGGCTTGTTGATAGGTATAATCCAAGAGTAGCCCTCGCAGCTGGAGGTGTGCTGATGGGTTTAGGTCTCCTCTTGTCAGGCTGTATTGATGCTCTTTGGCAGCTTTACCTCTTCTATGGGTTTATAGCCTCATTAGGGGTTGGAGCCATCTTCATTCCCACCAGTGTCACGATACTCCGCTGGTTTGTAAGATGGAAGACAATGGCCTTGGGGTTATACCTTGCTGGCGTAAGTGCAGGCGCTCTAGTAATGCCGGTTTGGTTGGAGTATTTGATAATCCTTTCAGGGTGGCGGTTAGCCTTTGCCATTATGGGTGTAACCTGCTGGGTGGTGATGGCTTTTGGTGTTAAAATCTTCAAAGACAGCCCAGAGGTTAAGGGTCTCAGGCTCCACGAGTCTGCCGCCGGCGATGTAGAGAAGCATAGTGATTGGACAATCTCCCAGGTGATTACGTCGAGAGGCTTTCGAGCGATCGTCTCAACTTACATCCTATTCTGGCTTGGCGCTTACATTCCACTGATTCATGTAGTTCCATTCGCCGTTGAGTCAAGCATCCCATGGGAGGTTGGCGTGGCGGCACTTAGTATTATCGGCGCGTTCAGTATGGCGGGCAGGATACTTATGGGCGCCATATCTGATAAGGTAGGGAAAATTCCCACCCTAATTATGTGCTTACTCCTGCTCTCAGGCAGTCAACTAGTACTGAGTTTCACGCCCATAACCTCAACGCTCTTCATCTTCTCGGTTGCTTTCGGGTTCGCCTATGGGGGTTGTATGCCTCAATTCCCAGCTATCGTGAACGACCATTTCAGAACAGCTTCAATTGGTGTGGTATTCGGCTTGGTGGAGGGTCTCAGTTTCGGTGTCGGTGGGGGTATAGGGCCGATACTTGGCGCGTATATATTTGAAGCTTTAGGAAGCTATCAGGCTACATTTCTAGTGGCTGCATCCTTCTCGATACTCTCTGCCATTCTGTCCCTCTCATTAAGGAGGGGGCCACGAACTTGACAACCCCCCGCTGCATGCCAACTGGAGGCGGGCTCAGGGTTGCCCAGAATTTTTGGCTTGTGGCCTAGGTTATCTCGCTACTTATATTCGTGTCTTTTAAGGTTTGAATCTTTTCAGGAGAAGAGAATTCCCAACAACCGTCAATGAACTGAATCCCATAGCCGCAGCCGCGAGGATTGGGTGAAGTAGTATCTGGAAAGATGGATATAACGCCCCTGCAGCCACAGGGATTAACGCGGTATTATAGGCGAAAGCCCAGAAGAGATTCTCTTTGATCTTCCTGAAAGTCTTCCTGCTGAGCCTTATCGCGGTTAAAATATCCCTCAAGTCATCCTTTATCAGTATGATGCCTCCGGTCTCTTTTGCAACATCAGTCCCGCTGCCAATTGCGATGCCCACATCTGCCTGAGCCAGCGCAGGGGCGTCATTTATTCCGTCTCCAACAAATCCAACAACCCTGCCTTCCTCTTGGAGATGTTTGACCTCGTCAGCCTTATCCTTCGGTAGCATGCCAGCCAAGACATACTTGATTCCCAGCTTTTCGGCGATAGCATTCGCCGTTCTGTAATTATCTCCAGTGAACATGACAATCTCGACCCCCATGCCTTGTAGAGCGTCTACAACCTCCTTCGCATGCTCCTTTAAAGTGTCCGCTACAGCGACCGCCCCAACCATCACCCCATCCAAAGCCAAAATCATAACTGTCTTACCCTCTTCCTCGATGGAGACAATCTTGTCTTCAAGACCCTCAATGGCTATTCCATTATCTTCCATAAGCCTCCTGTTTCCAAGAAGTATTAGCTTACCATCATAACCTGCCTTAACTCCACACCCTGGGGCTACTTCGAACTTTGAGGGGTCAGGGATGCCTATACCTCTCCCTCTAGCACTCCGAACTATAGCTTCTCCTAGAGGGTGCTCAGAGTTCTTCTCCGCGATGGCTGCGAACCTTAATATCTCATCGTCACCTAGTTCGCTGAATGTGATGATGTTGGTTAAGGATGGTTCCCCTCTGGTCAGCGTGCCAGTCTTGTCGAAGATTATTGTTTGGAGCTTATGTGCCTTCTCGAGGTATTCTCCCCCTTTGATCAGGATACCGTTTTCAGCTCCTTTCTCAGCCCCAATCATCACCGCCATAGGTGCGGCTATCCCTAACGCGCATGGGCAGGCAATCACCAGTACGGCTATAGCTACGATGAGGGAAAAGGAGAAGCTCATCACACCAACTAGATGCCAAGCGAAGAATGCAAAACATGCTATCAATATGACTACTGGTACAAAGTATGAAGATACCATGTCAGCCAGCCGCTGTAGAGGCGCCCTTGACATATAGGTATCCTCGACTAACCTTATTATTTGAGATAAGGTTGCATCCGCTCCGACCTTTGTTGCTTTTATCTTCATCACCCCAGAGATGTTGGTGGTGCCGCCGACAACTTCGCTGCCAACCTCCTTCTCGACTGGCATACTTTCACCAGTAATCATCTTCTCGTCGACAAAAGAATACCCCTCGATAACTACTCCGTCGGCGGGAATTTTATCCCCAGACTTGACTACTAAAATGTCGCCCGGCTTAACATGCTCTACCGGGATCTTCACCTCCTCTCCGTCTCTTAATAACCAAGCGATCTCTGGTTGCAGATCCATTAACTTCCTGATGGCATCCGAGGCTTTGCCCTTGGCTTCCTCCTCTAAAAGCCTTCCTGTGAGCACCAAAGTGATGATCAAAGTGGACGTATCAAAGTATACCTCTCTCATCGAGAAGAAGCCGGGAATGAAGGTAGTTACGGTGCTGTAAACCCACGCTGCAGAGGTGCCTACTGCTATTAGGGTGTCCATGTTGGCGTTTCTACTCCGCAAAGCGTCATAGGCTCCTCGGTAATACCTGTACCCCGCTATGAACTGGACTGGTGTGGCGAATATAAAGAGCCAAGCCTCGTTGGGTAAAACCGGCAGAATCCTTACGTGTGTGAAGATGAGCGTTATAGCACCTAAACCCCAGCTGAAGATTACCAGTCGTCTGAGATTCCGTAACTCGACCTCTGGTCTTATGAATGTCTCAGCGCAGCTTTCACTGCAAAAATAGTATGTCCGCCCTCTGACCTCCCGTTTGATTACTCCTTCCTTATTCTCATTCACATACATCCCGCAAACTGGGTCTTTAGCCACTCACTCACCTACCCTTACCTCATCGTTTCCCTCAAAAGAACTTCATAACTTAGAAGCATTGGGACGGCTTAAACCTTCTCAAAGCCCAAGGAACTTATTAGCCGAAGATTACAACAATTAATATGGTTCCTTACGGGCGCATGATCGATCTTGGACGTGAGGGATGTTGAGAGACGCTAAGAAAGGATCGTCTTCTGTTGGCGACGCTGAGGGGAGATTGAAGGCACTCACTGTAAGGGTGGTTGGAGATTTCGCCAAGCTAGATCTAGGCAGAGGGGTTCGAAGGGGCATACCGGAGGTTGTTCTGGCTGAGAACAAAACTCCGAAAGAGACCGCCGCCATAGTATCCGAGATGGCAAACTCGTTAGGGGTAGCTATAGTTACACGTGTGAATAGCTATCATCTTAAGGAATTAAGGAAACTTGACAAATTCAAAGTTAAGTTTTACGACAGAGCCAAGGTCGCGGTAGTTAGTAAGCATGAATACCACCCCAATAAGACT
It encodes the following:
- a CDS encoding formylmethanofuran dehydrogenase subunit A translates to MEYIIRGGIVYDPLNGINGEKMDIAVKGGKIVESVSSGAKVIDASGMIVLPGGVDLHSHIAGSKVNAGRIMRPEDHYRDVVVKAGLTRSGVGYSIPSVFTTGYRYAEMGYTTVFEPATTPLKTRHTHDELADIPIIDKGCFPLFGNNWFVMEYLSRGEIDEAAAYVAWTLEATKGYAIKVVNPGGGERWGWGGSIKSIDDPVPHFNITPREIVRGLCQINKMLNLPHPIHVHPNGLGKPGSYETTIETMDCVRDFSDGRPAIHLTHIQFEGYTGTNWLNIGSGGDEIAKYVNGNPHVSVDLGQIVFSDTTTMTADAPFEYQLYLITGNKWTNADVEAEETAGVVPYVYRRSNYVNAVQWAVGLEVALLAKDPWRVFLTTDHPNAGVFTEYPRVISWLMSKKAREKVLSKVPRNARRRTMIAGIDREYTLSEIAILTRAGTAKILGLKNKGHLGEGADGDIAVYSLNPERIDPSTDYRIVRRAFRHAKYVLKDGELVVNDEKVVRVVEGRTYWVKPKVPKDLYESVISDLRSKFDNYYTVKMSNYFISEDYIGRSAPIYTGGD
- the mch gene encoding methenyltetrahydromethanopterin cyclohydrolase yields the protein MKSIKLTLKRPPRVPVYAESLTPDKLKDKNPQEIRGLELLEGNSKTTLDNLFDVEVEDCVSNTDGLNLTIKGELTKFRYIGKGMTGGCITINGNVGFYLGQEMEGGSIKVNGNVGPWAGAMMKGGQIEVNGNAGDFLAAPYRGMKSGMVGGSVLIHGDAGVQVGRKMKGGLISIDGGTGLFLGFGMQGGEILVKGSCAGRAGAEMEGGKIIVLGQIPQLLPTFTFSELKEKVKFGEDKISASFYVYMGDILKGGAGKIFISRCRNKHLNPIGEIFPDPPLNLNRSALPYVEKMLLESQRLGVAVVKDPSGATIIDAGVHVKGSVEAGVLVSLICMGGLAEISTGDAIYGGLKLPSLQEVVVGHPAAVTLGAQFAGWAIKTDDYYALGSGPARAISLQPKKLYEKLCYSEPPDVAVLVVESDKLPSESAIEYVASACKVEKSRLFIVVAPTSSVVGSVQVAGRVVETGIHKLTEVGFHPNKILSGRGSCPIAPVHPNSTIAMGITNDMILYGGDVYYEVKCRSDDEIVDVIDEVPSTSSRDYGRPFYETFKASGCDFYKIDAGLFAPARITIKNTTTGNSFTAGKISPEILEASLGLLKVSG
- a CDS encoding CBS domain-containing protein — protein: MKKSLVEEFPSVINRIYQLYKLYPNVEDVVSRNPVTIDPTATMLEAGRVMGERHIGSLLVEDKGRTVGMVTERDLLSKVIAKRRRPEHVMVKEIMSTYLVTIKPIASVREAARKMIKEKGRLVVLEEGKAVGIVTASDLVKKLPALEVELKVDDAMTPKVTTLDVESSIEVAAGLMDRERIGSVITTQGGRVVGIFTERDLLTKVIAAGVPLNTKVGSVASSPLITIPSGTPINQAAKFMSEKHIRRLPVAAADGNVIGIVTARDLVEAYAR
- a CDS encoding MFS transporter, which translates into the protein MTGGEGKTEPQGGVVAPVGGDRIFYGWIVVASAFSISSLYGVFLSYGVFFTLLMEEFNWTAIEVSVAPSLHATTFLISALLMGRLVDRYNPRVALAAGGVLMGLGLLLSGCIDALWQLYLFYGFIASLGVGAIFIPTSVTILRWFVRWKTMALGLYLAGVSAGALVMPVWLEYLIILSGWRLAFAIMGVTCWVVMAFGVKIFKDSPEVKGLRLHESAAGDVEKHSDWTISQVITSRGFRAIVSTYILFWLGAYIPLIHVVPFAVESSIPWEVGVAALSIIGAFSMAGRILMGAISDKVGKIPTLIMCLLLLSGSQLVLSFTPITSTLFIFSVAFGFAYGGCMPQFPAIVNDHFRTASIGVVFGLVEGLSFGVGGGIGPILGAYIFEALGSYQATFLVAASFSILSAILSLSLRRGPRT
- a CDS encoding heavy metal translocating P-type ATPase, yielding MAKDPVCGMYVNENKEGVIKREVRGRTYYFCSESCAETFIRPEVELRNLRRLVIFSWGLGAITLIFTHVRILPVLPNEAWLFIFATPVQFIAGYRYYRGAYDALRSRNANMDTLIAVGTSAAWVYSTVTTFIPGFFSMREVYFDTSTLIITLVLTGRLLEEEAKGKASDAIRKLMDLQPEIAWLLRDGEEVKIPVEHVKPGDILVVKSGDKIPADGVVIEGYSFVDEKMITGESMPVEKEVGSEVVGGTTNISGVMKIKATKVGADATLSQIIRLVEDTYMSRAPLQRLADMVSSYFVPVVILIACFAFFAWHLVGVMSFSFSLIVAIAVLVIACPCALGIAAPMAVMIGAEKGAENGILIKGGEYLEKAHKLQTIIFDKTGTLTRGEPSLTNIITFSELGDDEILRFAAIAEKNSEHPLGEAIVRSARGRGIGIPDPSKFEVAPGCGVKAGYDGKLILLGNRRLMEDNGIAIEGLEDKIVSIEEEGKTVMILALDGVMVGAVAVADTLKEHAKEVVDALQGMGVEIVMFTGDNYRTANAIAEKLGIKYVLAGMLPKDKADEVKHLQEEGRVVGFVGDGINDAPALAQADVGIAIGSGTDVAKETGGIILIKDDLRDILTAIRLSRKTFRKIKENLFWAFAYNTALIPVAAGALYPSFQILLHPILAAAAMGFSSLTVVGNSLLLKRFKP